From the genome of Solea senegalensis isolate Sse05_10M linkage group LG21, IFAPA_SoseM_1, whole genome shotgun sequence:
ACATTCTACTGTTTACACTTTCATTTACACATGGCCAAACCTTTGTTCCGGTTTTCTGTAGTTTACTGACATAAAAATAATTCCGCTAGACTGAATTACAGATTTAAAAATTCGGAAAATTAGGAGATACGTCAAGAGAGGTGCAACCCACAGTGTTGTCTGTGTTATATTCCATATCAAAGTATATAGAATCAGTATCACTTCAGTATTAGTGTCacactgcataaaaaaaaacccaatcaAACAAGAGCAATCCATATATGACTGTGATACAAGATTATGAACTCCATCAAAGTGAGCCTTTCTGGAGATTCTTGTAAAAAACTGAATCCTTTTCCAACTTACAGtgaatgtatacatatacatataccaacatatacatgtatacattcTTACTAACAACATAGTGTCTGATGTTCTGCCACAGCCTTGTACAACAAAGGAAAGTGCAGATGGATCAATACCACTTTCTCTGGTCAGTTACGGACACCAATATCATAACCCTGAGTGTCTGCTTCTGTCAGTTCACATGTTTCAAACGACCAACCTTTTGCACTGATACATTACCAGCAAGCCATAACCTAAAACATAATGCTTTAACTCTGTATcaaatattctgctcccatAATAAAAAATTACCAGCCTGAACAACGGTTCAGTTAAAAAGCTCTTGaatcaaaatacattttatgttttcttttccaaagTCCATTTCATGACGTGGGAACTGAGTATCGTATTGATTTGAGTATCGTATAGACTCATCCCTAAAGGAAACCCGTCTCTCTGCTGGCTCTtttacatttgtctgtctgtccatctgttgGTCTCCCTGCCTGTCTGCCagtaggtttgtgtgtgtgtgtgtgtgtgtgtgtgtgtgtgtgtgtgtgtgtgagagagagaatgactgTCCTTTCTCCCACTTGGACACATTAACGAGGGGACAGATGGTCTTAACTGTAGGTCTTCTTCTCCCTTCACTCCTCCCCTCCAACTGCCACCACAAGaagactctctctcttacacacacacacacacacacacacagatacacgcAGTGGCACGGGAAGATGGAGCAGTAGTGTGTGACTCTCCTCTCTCTACATCACCCTATTAATTCATCCGTGACCTAATCCTGCTAAGAGGTTGACACCATCCAATccccgccaccaccaccaccacctctcatgtgtttttatctctGACAGGAAAATGTGCAGGACAAACGTCCTGCgtttgagacacacacagacattcagactgtgtgagaaagaaaaggagcaaacaaggacaaggacagagaCATGTGACTGACTGTGGAGAGTCTGAATCTGGCAACAAATGACTTTctcattcaaaaatgtcaatgttagTTGTTTTGTGATCATTCTTTTGTTATATTGACtgaatatttttgctttatttcgTTTATGGTGTAAGATCATTGTGGTTTTTATCATGATTatgacttctttttaaatacctTGGCCAGGTATCTCTCATAAAAGTGAATTGAATCTCAATCTCTTGAGACTAAATTGAGTACTATGTCAGTCagattaacatgtttacatgcattttaagaGTCGGCctgtaaaataatacataataatatggTGCAAATATAATCActaaactgttgttttcttgtatGATGTTTGCCATTACCTCccgttggtttgtttgtttttaaaaaaacagaagggATGCACAATGTGAGATGTAAACTTTAAAGAAAGATAACACAATCACTTCCATGTACAAATCTCTCATCGCTGTGGTTTATATTTATACAGaaataaatttgaaaaaaatagactctctctgtgtttataaatgttataCAGCAGCTCATAGTCACGCGTGTTAAATCATTGCCACACAGACGCTGATCCTCGTCTAATCCTGCGCTCGTGCATCCAGCAAtaacaaacttgacagtttagTGAGCGAGaaaaagcagacagacagaaacgtTGGAGTCAGAGAAGGACGAGGACGCTGCGATGATGAattaagtcacacacacacacacacacagagccaatgAAAACACTGGATGCTGTATTCCAGATACAAGCAGAGCCAATGGGAGAGTGTAATAATGTTGCTGTggtcacaaacacagattagTTGTAATCCTCTGTAACAGtgtcctctcttcctctgtctctcacaagCCACACtcttactgttactgttactgtaaagTTCATAATTCTatcttgtgtatttatttgttagGAAGAAAGAAAGTGGATATATTCAGTATTTTTGTTGACGTTAAAGTGACAAAgataaattcaaataaacataGCAGCGTCAAGATAAATGATTGTGATCTTTAAATATAACTGGAATTCATTTGAAATATGCGTTGAACTATattttttgtggatttttattTCGACTGTGCCAATAATCAGGCATCATCGACAgatgaaagtgaatattttcattttccctgTAATTAGAAACCAATGTTGTGGTCTTTTTAGGAGGGCTTTGTAATTAACAACTGATTAAGATGCTGGAAATTTAAGGATCTGTAAAAGACAAGCTCAAAATAAATCTCTGTAATTACGCTTCACAATTCCAAGAAAAATAGTCAGGGgacgacaaaaacaaatgctcatAGTTCATTTTCTATGACCTCTATAGACTAGTTTTTATCAATGTAACGAGTAGTTTATCATGTTTCTTTAAAACATGATCATGTCAAGTCATTAAAGCGTGAGCCTTTGCTGCTTCTTTTATTgtctactactacttctactcaTCACAGTATACGCAGCACTTCTCTCGTCTTATGTAATACGTGAAACCAGCGATAAATCATAAAGTTAATCTCAGTGTGGGGGTTGGTATcgtgatggcagcagcagcagctgcagcacttgtggtgtgtgtgtgtgtgtgtgtgtgtgtgtgtgtgggacaactgtgttgtatttttatgttcCGAGGTTGTGCTGGTGCCAGCAGCCTTCGCTGATAACAAAGTGTTTCAGTCGGTTGAGGTGTGCACATTTTAGCAACAGTGTCCTGCTGGAACACAGCACATCATGTTATGATCAGCTATAATCTAGACTCGAGTGATAGAAAACTGAGGAGCCATTTAATTCTCTGTGACAATATGGATATGTTATGATACAAAAATGgcaattttcactttttttgtatgtataatATTGTGtataaaaagtgtattttcagtAGTTTTAGGTGAAGCAAATGTGGTGCTGATTTGGTTGTATTTTGCAAAGaactgtccgtggtgctgaaactGAAAACCATGTAGCTGAGAGGAGACCATCAGCAATGTTCCTCTGTTATCTACACTAGCTATGATGCCTAAATTACTCTCTAAGGCCCGTTTTGAAATGTGTAAGAAGTGCATGATTTTgcaaaatgactttaaaaagtacacatgtcaaaaataatatataattaaatctACAGCTGCAAACTaagaattgtattttattattcataGAGTTTATTTATCACAAATTGgtatttaaaacattcacaaaGCTTGTAGAATGACCTAAAATGATGAATTGTCTGACAATGAATTTAGTAAATCAACCGATTGATTAATTGAAAAATCGTTTCAACACTCATGAAGATTGGATCTGCTCTCTATTGACCTCTGACTTTCTAAGCATTCAATTCCCTTTTTGGCTGCTAGTTTCAAACCGACTcatcctttgtttttttattgtgacacTGTGcgcaaatattaaatatcaacATGTGACCAAACACTTCACTTTCTCCTGAATGGATACCAGGTTTCCTGCAGCCGCCTCTGCATGTGCTGGACACTCAATGCTTCATCTGTGCTAACGAGTCTCAcgagagtgaaaacacagacacgcaTCTGTGAAACGTATTTATGGTAAAATCACACACTGCTCGGGGGGGTACACAACTAGAAGAGGCGGGGCTAAGATAGAGCGAGGCCTAAAGCTTGacaaattattttaaagttgGACCAAAACAGATGATCTACAGTCTATTTTCAACAAATTCTTTGGTTTCAGTCGTTCTCTACACCGTTCATCTGTGATGAAACTTACTGCTTTCATAAACATCATAGTAAACTctatttactttttactttcaaataacattttagAGGGTAATATTATGTATAAGCtattaaaagtaaagtaaggATGGAaagataccacttttttgtatCCAATGCTGATaccaaatattgttctcccaaaaaagaaataaacagcccaaataTGATTCAGCTAaaattgtatttacatttttacagtctgtgcagtgAAGCATGCAATCTATTGGGTTTTTGGATTGTATTAGATTTTCTAATTTTATCTGTTCGATATCCaatacagtgattttgaccagtatcagactaATACCGATCCCAATCCCTAATTAAAAAGGCTAAcacttttcatattttttaattaaaatctgcCAATAAATTTAAAAGAATAGGCATCAGTGAAAGCAAATGAATCACCTCAATCTTGGTTGCTGCAGGTACTATTTGCTGACAACGTGAATCACTTATATGGCGACATTTGACAGAGAGGAGTGGCTCCTCCACACGAAGGACACATCATAAAAGCAGGATGTAATATCAGTGAAGGACAGAATTAATGTGATTAGTCTCCTCAAATGCTGTTAGTGTGGAATATCTTAACATCAATTCTAACTTCTAGGCTGGCTGTCGTCCAGAATCACACCTGCAGAACAGTGCACCTTCATCACACTCTAAGTCCAATCCACCTGAGAGGAACGGTGTCACATATCAGGAGGAAGCACATTTGAATCCATTTTGACAAGGTTTGTATTGATCCTGTTTCctcctgttttgtgtttttcatgtgctgCGCTTGAAATATGCTGTTAAATGTCTGTGTcgacaataaaaatgtacagataaagatgtccaaaaacagcaaaagctttttagctgagtcatgtttgggctgtttatttcttctttttgaggGAGAACAATATCTGTAACACAACTGGAGAAATGTGTCCTTTAAATGACTCACCACAAATGTGTTgctaacagcttcatagttctaAAATGACATTACTTGATACAGATACTTGAGTGTGTGATATtggtaagaagaagaaaaaaaaagtggtaatTGTTGCATCCCTAGTTTTGACATacactgtttttattaaataattgtctttttgttgaatacattttttgcaATGAACTGCCCTGCATATCATACAAAGTTATTTGATTAATAATGAAGAAAGAATGACAtaatttactctttttttcacctgaaataaatgaactaaAGGCTTGCGAAATAACTGTTATTTATATAAGACTCATACAGGaccagagagaagaaagaagttATAATCGGTCCTACATTACTGTCAAAATCATTCACAAAGCGAATGGTTTCTATtctatcaaaaacaaaaaaaaaataacagcttaatgacagacagacaaaagacaTTAAACAACTTTCTGAGAGGCTGCAATGTGGAGGGGACGATAGAGCTGGAGAAAAGAAGCGTTGTGACATGTGAACACACAACGCATTGTGCTGAAAACAAAGAATCAATGTGCTTGTGGGAAGATGAGAGGGGGTGAcagtggagaaggaggaggacctGGATCACTGCAGTGGGACTAGTGTAGTGTGCTAACATTAACCAGTGTCTGTATACTCTAAACAGAGCCTGCAGTCCTCACGCCTGCACACAAGACGTGGATCATCAGCTAcattgtgatgtgatgtttcaGGTTTCCCCTCCGTTTCAACTACTGCTCCTTTGGGTGAAGCAATGTAATTAGGCACAAGCTGTTGCTATGACGACAGCTGAGCAAGAGCATGATTATGCAGCCCTGCTGgatatgtgtaaaaaaaatgtgttgtagtAGTAgaattttttgaaaaaaaacattatgaggAGGAAACCTTCCAAAGGGAAGTGTAGAAAGTATGAAACTAAACACCTAGAATTAAATGGATTTCAGTGAAGTTTCAGGTTATTAAAGTGCTGAcatagattaaaaaaaggggaaCTCCACCAATTTAATGCatgaaacattatttacatCTCAGACAGAGTAATGCTGCTGCATGTGAAGAAACATTGAATAAAGCTCTTTCTGTTCATACATAAGAGCCATAAAATGTGACTTGCTATTAGTGACTGTTTCAGTCGCTTGATAATGGATTCCGAAAGCAAGAAAAAATGTGAATTGCTGCTGCACTTACTTTGAAAAGTTGACAGATCACTTCCACGCTTTTGAATgctttgtacttttttattatttattattattattattattattattattatcattattatcattatttattgtatcctttatttagccaggaagtgtcccattgagatacaagagttcttcttcttccaggaTGTCCTGGTCATACCTCACAACAGAATGTAAAAGTTAAAAGGAGGTTATTAAAAAAGGGAGTAAAGTGATGCAGTATGCAGGCCATAAGATCCTTAAACTGAACTCCTCAAAAAGGctatgtaaaacatgtttctttcaaGACGGTCTATAAAATAcctttaaatgtacagtatttgaaGAAGCCAGTGTCTCTCGTGAAATTGTGTTTTGCAGCTCATTCCATGTCCATGGTGCGTAGAAATTGAAAGCAGTTTTACCGCATTCAGAGTTAATTCTGGGtcattcatattaaaaaaaaagtcgaGTGGTAGACCCGGTTGGTGCTGTAGTTGCTGATGCTGCACGACAAGAGGCTACATCTGTGTGTAGATTAGATTAACAGCCTGACGTGTAAACAGAAGGCCAGTGCCGCATCTACTACCTGTTAAGATGGGGATTAGCAAAGTGGACAAGTGCTCAAGTATTTGCCTCTTCTGCTGCTAAGCAACAGAGGAGACaatcaggaaaaaaagactGCACAAAATGAATGCACTATGAACATATTGATCATTTATCCGGTTGCATCGTAATAACTTTTTTATTCCTTATCCTCTTTCATATTTAATTCATGTACTTTATTCTTCTGTGTGCACGTATAGCTGCATCTCATTTCCTATACCTTTCTATAAGAGTTGCTGctcaaaaacaaagtgttgggatctatctatctatctgtctatctatctagaGACAGCTTGCTCTCTGTTGACAATTCGTCATGGAACTCCATTGTGAGGAGGGAGCACACAGTATTCAAATACTGCTTTATCACACACTGTGCTTCACTGGGagaataaaagcacacacacacacaaaacatttgtgaaGTCAAAGAAAGCTGAGCTGACAGACAGTTGAGCCAGTGACACCCATGTTGTTGCCTGTATGAGGAATAAGCTTCGCTTACAGCATAAGCACTGGCAGACAGATGGATGAGCTGAGCCTGAAGGGCTCAAAGCTCAGGtggactctctctctcgctctcgctctctctctctctttctctctgcaagGTCATACTGCAGCATAATAGATCAGACTTATTAGATATATCCTTTCTTTTACATCATCTTCTTCCGCATTAGCTCCTGACAAACATTAGGGGCCATCAACGCCCCCCTGTCTGTCATGATTGAATTGActgtagacaaaaaaaacctgcagccctgccacatcaacaacatcacaTCCAGTAAAGTGCCTGTGTCTGCTGTACAGGAAGTCTGCATCCAAAATTATTTTCCCCTCATCTCATATCATGATCATTACAAACATGTAAACCAAGACTTGTAAAAGGTGTCACTGTATTTCTTTCTGCAGAGGTGGTTTATCTCTGGTTCCATGAATGCACCATGTAGTAGTAACAGATAAACTTCACCAAAAGGCCTGATACAGTGCGTcggtgctgcatgtgtgtgaaagcaGGGACATGAAAGTGTAAGACATttggacacaaacactgactgaccGAATCTGTGAAGCCTGTGTGCTGGATTTAAACCTGAGTGAAGGAAGAGAGCGCGAGAGAAGGGGGATGGGGACAGCTGAGATGTGCGTCTGCGGCTTCCATGACGCACCAGGAGCGCACGGACATGCAGCGAAGCTTGGAGGAGAAAGCGACTTACTTCCCGACGAAGTTCTCCAGAACCGAGCTCTTCCCCGCACTCTGGCCGCCCACCACTGCGATCTGCGGCAGGTCCAGGTTTGCGTTCTGGCCGATGGCGGAGAAGGCATCCTGCATGCGGTTCACCAGAGGAATCAAATCCTCCATCCCCCGGTTCCCCATCCTCGCGGTGCAGTGAAGCTGTCTTCCTCTTCAGGGTCAGGGGGGGATTTATTTCTGATTTCTCTCCTCGTCCCTCCTCGCGTTCAGAGCTCACTTTCTTCTTGTCTCCCTCATTGActgcgcctcctcctcctctctgtgtcagATCACCTCCGCCTGGACGTGAACGCTCCTCTCTACCAAGCACCGCAGGGGGGAGGAGGATCCCAGGAGATATCCCTGCAGTTCCCCTCTTTCACCACGCGGTGGCGACAATCGGGTGCTTTCACGAAGCAAATTGTGCTGTgcacagtaaaaagaaaacatatgaacacataacaacaaaataaataaactatacTATATCATCTAAAATATAGCTAGCTTGAACTATATTCCAgtatattctattttatttttttaaagtcgtaatattaatATCTTTTGATATTGTACTTTCACATAGtgggaaatgcatgtttattatttattatctttgctgtctttgctgctatgacaatgtaaatgtaaatttccccactgcaggaCTAAGAAATTTAAAGCTtcattatcttatcttatacaGTAGCAATATTATTATTGAACCAACATATCCACAGCCACCATATATAATATCATAAGTCATCATTTCGAAATAGTATCTCATTGTTCTAATGATACTATTATTGGATATTATCTCTTAATAATGACTTGGGTATGCATTATATTTTTCCATGGGACGGAAGCAGGCTTTCATGTTGTTCTTCATTAATATCTATCAGGTTGTACGAGTGTAAAATGTCTGAAAGAACAACACTTTTGATTTACAAGCATACACTATACAGAGCATCAAAGATAATGGCGAGATGAAGCACTTTGTCCAGACAACCACTGGGGGCGACAGGTAACGGTGCGTTCTTTGACTTGACTGGAGATGCAGGTTATTATATCTGCTGCATGTTTTCCTGAGAGCAGCTATTTGACCGTGGACTACAGTCATTGTCGCTCTCCATTACTCAAGTAAGTCCACACCACACGGCAGCGACAACAAAACCTGCAGTAACACGTTACGAACATGGAGAAAGTGGACGGAAAGGTCGCAGCTGCTAGTGGCTACTAacaatgctaagctaacagcttGGGTTACTGAGCGTAcgctttttacattttatgacaGATGACGGTTTATTCATTTATGCGCATTCAAGACATTTTACTTTGTGTTCGTTTATGAACAACGCACCACTCCACTCTTACAAATAGTCCACAGACTTTATTAAGTTGTTTAACTGAATGAAGAAAAGAATGGACGTAAACAAACGCAAATTGTTATTAGCCTActtgctaacattagctactTTACGTCACGAAACGTGAGAGACCTGTTGTCTGGAGAGGAGAAGGGGGGCAGTGTTGTTGAATCTATCTTTCAAACAAAGAGTTGTTCAGACAGCGGGCTCCACATTAACACCAGCATGTTTTGCTTCATCTGATCCAGGGGCTTCATTCTCTAAGAGGAGTTCGATCATTGGCTCCTCAGCCGTGGCTGTGTCTGTCATCTCACTGTGAAGCAGCGGAAATTAAAGCTCGTAATGTTCAACCCGCAcatccatcagcagcagcagcaacagcagcagcagcagcagcagtttcaccAGCATCTGCGGCAGCTACAGCAACTTTTCCAGCAGCAGCCTCCGCCTCCCCCTCCGCCGCAGCCGCCTCCCGGGCATCATGTCgcccatcaccaccaccagaCACCGCGGTAAGCACGTTAAATCGAGACCGGGGATTAGAGGGGGCCTCCTGGGTACTGCATGTTGCTAGACAGCTCGAGGTCCTGTCATAACATATAAAGACACTACAATTTAGACAGAGGGTACCAGAATATTTGAATAGCCACTTGTTTCTGTGGGATCATACTTTGTACCTCTATATTGTTGTTCTGAAGCTCTTGCTCTGTGATTGAGCACTGGTGTTctataaaacaatcaaaacctTAAATTGACTCTGAGCCAAAGCTGATAAGAATATAGCTGATAAATCAAGTCAGAGCCACTTGCTTGTGTTGAAGTATAACTTGATGGGGGTGCGGGTGTCTCTCTTAGGACTTGCTGACTGACCTTGCCAGGACTGCTAGGCTCATTGAGACCAAattctggtcctaatgaggcaggttTAAGGGGTTAAGGTTGAGCAGTGGTTAGATTAAAGTTAGGGTTAAACATGAACTTGGCGAACACTTTGTTTCGGTTGTCCAAATAAATGTTAGTCGTGTGTGTTTATTACctaatgttttcactgtgtgtgtgtgtgtgtgtgtgtgtgtgtgtgtgtgtgagaaaaattAATTTCCATATTAACCAGACAGCAGACTGTTCTCTTCAGGATGTGGCTGTTTTACTGAAACTCTTTATTTGCCACAGATTTCTGTAACCTTTTCGCAGCTGAACTAATGCttcatatgtttgtttgtttttttatttgctgcaCAGACCCATGCCTGTACCTCCGCAGGCTGCCCCTTCCCCCAGGATGGTCAACCTGTGCCAGACGACCCAGACTACCATCATTGCCCCTAATCCCATGCTGCAGGGGGCCATTCTAATGCAGCAGATGCAGGGTACTGAAGAAATTactgtttaaaaacagcaatatcTGGAAAGGAGCAAATCCTGCATCCATAGtgcattgttttaaatataaacaaatttcattcaaaccactgtcaaaagATTTCATACAGTGGTGATTAAGGCTATCAActccacatgactctgtgtgttATGTGTCACCCTGTGACAATCCCCTCGCTTAACAATGGAAGTTATGATATGTAagtcaagacagatggatgcGACAGCAATATTGTGCTAGTAAAGAGAGTCAGATTGCAGGTTTGGAGTGTgatggaaaacacaaaatattgcCCTTGAAACATTTGAGAAGTTAATTCTAAAACCAGTCAATCAGCAGTTTTACAGGATAAACGCTTTATTCCTCAGTGATGTTTGAtcgtattgcttgacagagcccacaTTTAGATAATGGATGCTTACAAATAATGTTTCATCATTCACAAAGGCTAAATAAACGACAACAAACCCAAAAATCATCAGAAGtttaaagtatgaaaaaaactaaaccacCTTTGTGACCACCTGCTCTCCTTTTGTCCAGGTAACATGCGGGGCTTTGGGATGGGTGGGCAGCAGTTCCGCCAGTTCTTCGGTGCCAGGTCGTCTCTGCTTGGGCCAGTTCCCATGGGCATGGCCATCAAGCCTCCCATCATGGGTTTCCCTGCTGCTCGACCCTTTCACCCACACACTCgctactacaacaacaacaacagcaacaccaccaccactacagCCACCAACACAGCcccttccttttcctcttcattcTCCTTTTCATCCACCACCACAGTAAATACAACAGCACCAttgttataattataaataCTGTGTGGATTTTTATCGTACCTAACTTGAGGGAGAATCAACTAAGAGAGAGTCAAAATGTTCTCCAGAGTTAATTATAATTCACTGCTAATCAGGCTTTACCTATTATTTCAGTATTATTAGTATCAGATCTTTACTTCTAGGACAAGTATTGAGTTAAGCAGAATTCAGGATAAAGCTAAATCAAGCTTAAGCCACACataatactttatttttcagctaacattattagttttaataaaaaaagtgtaatcATGTCAGTTGCAGGTAGCATTAatgattttgatgacatttttgtaatatATATGCTAAgcctcctttcctctccctgtgtgtgtagGATCCCATAGTTCATCAGCCAGACAAGAAACAGGATAGCGAGCAGTTAGCAACAGGGAGCACAGAGGACCAGCCTGCAGCAAACAGTACCAGTGAACCCAACAATACATCTGAAACGGGTAAAGCTGGCAGTGCTTTAGTTTGTTACGAGATACAACATGGGTTGATTATAATGCATAAACTTTAAACTTGGActgtgaacatttgtttttagatGATGCTGTTATTCTTTCTTTCAAGCGTTGGTTTCACCGTTTCCCCTAACAGTTGTAGTGGTGGAAGAAAAAGATGGACCCACACAGGTCTTGGAGGAGCAAGTGGAAGAACCTGCAGTGAAAAAGCGGAGAACAGAGGGGTgaagaaaatataatttattgcttttattaaaaAGGTTGTCATGAATCTTATCACATGATCAGTgtttaacaaaaatattttgtgttGAAAACATGTTAAAGAAACTTTGCTGGcagtgaaatgatttttttgtcaaggGTTTCtcaatgttttacatttttcccTGCGTGGGTATGAAGATGGTTGACATTGAATTGTGGCATTTTGCCGCACTAATGAACACCTGTGTGAgtgttagttgcagctttagATGTGACTCttgttttttccttccctcAGGTCAGAGACAATAACTACTGTAGATGCCGATGCAGAGGTTCCttctgcagagtgcaacaacaacacagaagagTGTCAGCCTGACGGTATAACAAACTTGAATCCAAGGACGTTAGAGTAGATGTATTTTAGATActtcatatatacagtaaatctgtAATTTAGTCTACAGGTATTGAGGTACTGGTCAGTTGAAATGAACACTCCTTCTTTGTTTCGGACTTAAACAGATTGCGTCCTTTTGGAAGGAGGTTCCTCAGTGGAATCAGATGTTGAGATGCTGGAGGAAAGCAGAGCTGATGAGGTGAGAACAAACCTTTGGAACCCCCATGACGTCAATGTAACAAATTCTCAGTGATATTCGCCATACCCTTCTACACCTctacatctgtttttgttttttggtgcaGAGCTGTTTGTTTGCCCCGTCACCCTCCGGCAGACTTGGTGAAGATGACCAGCAGGTTGATTTACTCGAAGAGGAGCTGCCACAGGAGAAAGACAACTCCTTGGGTTCACCAGGCAACCACGATGAAGGGGAGGAGGGCGTAGCTGACGGCACCAACAAGTTTTACTGCTACCTCTGCAGTATTACCTGCCACAACCAGCAAGTGGGTTTGAACGTACATTCACAAAGGGAGATGCTGTACAAAGGCTGTAGTAGAATGCAGTTGCTCATATTTAGACTGAAAATGACGCCCTGTTCTGTTTTTATAGAATTTCAGGAGTCACATGAACAGCATTTCCCACCAGCAGAGGATGATGGAGATCCAACACATGAGCAACGCCTGTCTGGT
Proteins encoded in this window:
- the ciz1a gene encoding cdkn1a interacting zinc finger protein 1a isoform X2; translation: MFNPHIHQQQQQQQQQQQQFHQHLRQLQQLFQQQPPPPPPPQPPPGHHVAHHHHQTPRPMPVPPQAAPSPRMVNLCQTTQTTIIAPNPMLQGAILMQQMQGNMRGFGMGGQQFRQFFGARSSLLGPVPMGMAIKPPIMGFPAARPFHPHTRYYNNNNSNTTTTTATNTAPSFSSSFSFSSTTTDPIVHQPDKKQDSEQLATGSTEDQPAANSTSEPNNTSETVVVVEEKDGPTQVLEEQVEEPAVKKRRTEGSETITTVDADAEVPSAECNNNTEECQPDDCVLLEGGSSVESDVEMLEESRADESCLFAPSPSGRLGEDDQQVDLLEEELPQEKDNSLGSPGNHDEGEEGVADGTNKFYCYLCSITCHNQQNFRSHMNSISHQQRMMEIQHMSNACLVTLLPRVQETLQGAMKEGEKKADLKCWCATCHTHFSSSIMEHRRTEEHKLASRTAISSCMVCKKHFRTSQIFVEHLQSQEHKQKMDKLQEADGCAALAKLNAMDTDGFSMEEEEGSEGEEGEERQTNDEEEDVSEKQDDSSSHKEVTLKNMGSDEQYDPDTVYGSSFFVPVAGFICRLCKKFYHFESSALHTHCKSLTHFENLKSYRTLLSQKGVVAKSPRESLSATDSLRPVTESTVDGSEYNSCDSGSVTDQNSEQVQFNITLTQHETETEPDPTAHESPTTSATCTDLSLHSKDEESASTAPQETPAELPTGSREEPDSELTTTVEDANEKVEEEEEEVVEAPAVPGKKNGTGKAKAAPKRRSGRASNRR
- the ciz1a gene encoding cdkn1a interacting zinc finger protein 1a isoform X1, translated to MFNPHIHQQQQQQQQQQQQFHQHLRQLQQLFQQQPPPPPPPQPPPGHHVAHHHHQTPRPMPVPPQAAPSPRMVNLCQTTQTTIIAPNPMLQGAILMQQMQGNMRGFGMGGQQFRQFFGARSSLLGPVPMGMAIKPPIMGFPAARPFHPHTRYYNNNNSNTTTTTATNTAPSFSSSFSFSSTTTDPIVHQPDKKQDSEQLATGSTEDQPAANSTSEPNNTSETALVSPFPLTVVVVEEKDGPTQVLEEQVEEPAVKKRRTEGSETITTVDADAEVPSAECNNNTEECQPDDCVLLEGGSSVESDVEMLEESRADESCLFAPSPSGRLGEDDQQVDLLEEELPQEKDNSLGSPGNHDEGEEGVADGTNKFYCYLCSITCHNQQNFRSHMNSISHQQRMMEIQHMSNACLVTLLPRVQETLQGAMKEGEKKADLKCWCATCHTHFSSSIMEHRRTEEHKLASRTAISSCMVCKKHFRTSQIFVEHLQSQEHKQKMDKLQEADGCAALAKLNAMDTDGFSMEEEEGSEGEEGEERQTNDEEEDVSEKQDDSSSHKEVTLKNMGSDEQYDPDTVYGSSFFVPVAGFICRLCKKFYHFESSALHTHCKSLTHFENLKSYRTLLSQKGVVAKSPRESLSATDSLRPVTESTVDGSEYNSCDSGSVTDQNSEQVQFNITLTQHETETEPDPTAHESPTTSATCTDLSLHSKDEESASTAPQETPAELPTGSREEPDSELTTTVEDANEKVEEEEEEVVEAPAVPGKKNGTGKAKAAPKRRSGRASNRR